In one Pseudomonas sp. SCA2728.1_7 genomic region, the following are encoded:
- a CDS encoding transporter substrate-binding domain-containing protein gives MLFYRGLKPALGVLFMFGLLALMRCSVAAQLALHDDAGASRVQPIELAAHERQWIRDNPKVTVTSVQYPLYLFQDEHGQWSGLNNDVLKRVTAMTGLQFVHQESFSTDHMLERLESGAADISTTLAMSEERKAFLDYSHAFGGAGWVFVGRADAPRLDAFEQLSKRVLVLPARHALEDMIRRDFPSIEIRSVKTYAEARALVESGEAYATIENEIGAQLYPLGLLKVGGLVEGKWEADNLAVRKGMPVLLSILNKALEAFPAAELRAIRLKWLEGIAPAPVPSVWQQMLEWGCWAMGGLGVFGLLSLIWNRRLTAVIKLRRAAEKDLGDQLAFQHALIDSMPDPVFVRDLQGRLIMCNRSYEEALSVRLDQVLGRLLIEVNALPEATALMLHDEFMVQLRTRKSRFSKRRLQFKSGTREVYQWTVPFYSADGKLRGLLGGWTDITQRRTESGCRCLY, from the coding sequence ATGCTGTTTTATAGAGGTTTGAAACCGGCACTGGGTGTGTTGTTCATGTTCGGATTATTGGCGTTGATGCGCTGCAGCGTGGCGGCGCAACTGGCGCTGCACGATGATGCCGGGGCGTCCAGAGTCCAGCCCATCGAACTGGCTGCACACGAGCGTCAATGGATTCGCGACAACCCCAAAGTGACGGTGACGTCGGTGCAGTATCCGTTGTATCTGTTTCAGGATGAGCACGGGCAGTGGAGCGGCTTGAACAACGACGTGCTCAAGCGCGTCACGGCGATGACCGGGCTGCAGTTTGTGCATCAGGAGTCATTTTCCACTGATCACATGCTTGAACGTCTGGAGAGCGGCGCGGCCGATATCAGTACGACCCTGGCCATGAGCGAGGAGCGCAAGGCATTCCTCGATTACAGCCATGCGTTCGGTGGCGCGGGCTGGGTGTTTGTCGGCCGCGCTGACGCACCTCGGCTGGATGCCTTCGAGCAGTTGAGCAAACGCGTGCTGGTGCTACCGGCCCGGCATGCGCTGGAAGACATGATCAGGCGTGACTTTCCCTCGATCGAGATTCGCTCGGTCAAGACTTACGCCGAGGCGCGGGCGCTGGTTGAAAGCGGTGAAGCCTACGCCACCATCGAAAACGAAATTGGCGCGCAGCTTTACCCGCTGGGTTTGCTCAAGGTCGGCGGTCTGGTCGAGGGCAAATGGGAAGCGGATAACCTGGCCGTGCGCAAAGGCATGCCTGTGCTGCTGAGTATTCTCAACAAGGCCCTTGAGGCGTTTCCCGCAGCCGAATTGCGGGCGATCCGCCTGAAATGGCTGGAAGGTATTGCACCGGCGCCCGTGCCGTCAGTCTGGCAGCAGATGCTTGAATGGGGTTGCTGGGCAATGGGCGGGCTTGGCGTGTTCGGCCTGCTGTCGCTGATATGGAATCGGCGTCTGACCGCCGTGATCAAGCTGCGGCGCGCGGCGGAAAAGGATCTGGGCGATCAACTGGCATTTCAGCATGCATTGATCGACTCCATGCCGGACCCTGTGTTCGTCCGTGATCTGCAAGGGCGGCTGATCATGTGCAATCGTAGCTATGAGGAAGCGCTCTCGGTTCGACTGGATCAAGTGCTGGGGCGGCTGCTGATTGAAGTCAACGCGTTGCCTGAAGCCACGGCGCTGATGTTGCACGATGAGTTCATGGTGCAGTTGCGCACGCGCAAGTCGCGCTTCAGCAAACGGCGATTGCAGTTCAAGAGCGGTACCCGTGAGGTCTATCAGTGGACGGTGCCGTTCTACAGTGCCGACGGTAAATTGCGTGGGCTTTTGGGTGGCTGGACGGACATCACCCAGCGCCGCACAGAGAGCGGGTGCCGATGTCTGTATTGA
- the thrC gene encoding threonine synthase — MRYISTRGQAPALNFEDVLLAGLATDGGLYVPENLPRFTQEEIASWAGLPYHELAFRVMRPFVTGSIPDADFKKILEETYGVFAHSAVAPLRQLNGNEWVLELFHGPTLAFKDFALQLLGRLLDYVLEKRGERVVIVGATSGDTGSAAIEGCKHCENVDIFILHPHNRVSEVQRRQMTTIFGENIHNIAIEGNFDDCQEMVKNSFADQSFLKGTRLVAVNSINWARIMAQIVYYFHAALQLGGPARSVSFSVPTGNFGDIFAGYLARNMGLPINQLIVATNRNDILHRFMSGNQYVKDTLHATLSPSMDIMVSSNFERLLFDLHGRNGAAIAGLMDTFKQGGGFSVEQERWTEARKLFDSLAVDDAQTCETIAEVYEQTGEVLDPHTAIGVKAARECRRNLDIPMVILGTAHPVKFPDAVEKAGVGKALELPAHLSDLFERNERCTVLPNELKAVQAFVSQHGNRGKPL, encoded by the coding sequence ATGCGTTATATCAGTACCCGCGGCCAGGCACCGGCCCTGAATTTCGAAGACGTCCTGCTGGCTGGTCTGGCGACCGACGGCGGTCTGTACGTTCCGGAAAACCTGCCACGTTTCACCCAGGAAGAAATCGCTTCCTGGGCCGGCCTGCCGTATCACGAGCTGGCTTTCCGCGTCATGCGCCCGTTCGTCACCGGCAGCATTCCGGACGCCGATTTCAAAAAGATCCTTGAAGAAACCTACGGCGTGTTCGCCCATAGCGCCGTGGCGCCGCTACGTCAGCTGAACGGCAACGAATGGGTGCTGGAACTGTTCCACGGCCCGACCCTGGCGTTCAAGGACTTCGCCCTGCAACTGCTCGGTCGTCTGCTCGACTACGTGCTGGAAAAGCGCGGCGAGCGCGTCGTAATCGTCGGCGCCACCTCCGGTGACACCGGTTCGGCCGCCATCGAAGGCTGCAAGCACTGCGAAAACGTCGACATCTTCATCTTGCACCCGCACAACCGTGTGTCCGAAGTGCAGCGCCGGCAGATGACCACGATTTTCGGCGAGAACATCCACAACATCGCCATCGAAGGCAACTTCGATGACTGCCAGGAAATGGTCAAGAACAGCTTCGCTGACCAGAGCTTCCTCAAAGGCACGCGCCTGGTGGCGGTGAACTCGATCAACTGGGCGCGGATCATGGCCCAGATCGTCTACTACTTCCACGCGGCCCTGCAGTTGGGCGGCCCGGCGCGTTCGGTGTCGTTCTCGGTGCCGACCGGCAACTTCGGCGATATCTTCGCCGGTTACCTGGCGCGCAACATGGGCCTGCCGATCAACCAGTTGATCGTCGCCACCAACCGCAACGACATCCTGCACCGCTTCATGAGTGGCAATCAGTACGTCAAGGACACTCTGCACGCCACGCTGTCGCCGTCGATGGACATCATGGTCTCGTCGAACTTCGAACGCCTGCTGTTCGACCTGCACGGTCGCAACGGCGCAGCGATCGCCGGCCTGATGGACACGTTCAAGCAAGGTGGTGGTTTCAGCGTCGAGCAAGAGCGCTGGACCGAAGCGCGCAAACTGTTCGATTCGCTGGCCGTGGACGACGCGCAGACTTGCGAAACCATCGCCGAAGTCTACGAGCAGACCGGTGAAGTGCTGGATCCGCACACCGCGATCGGCGTCAAGGCTGCACGCGAATGCCGACGCAACCTGGACATCCCGATGGTGATCCTCGGCACCGCGCATCCGGTGAAATTCCCGGATGCAGTGGAGAAAGCCGGCGTAGGAAAAGCGCTCGAGCTACCTGCACATCTTTCTGATTTGTTTGAGCGAAACGAGCGTTGCACCGTTCTGCCAAACGAGCTGAAAGCCGTGCAAGCCTTTGTCAGCCAGCATGGCAACCGCGGCAAGCCGCTTTAA
- a CDS encoding homoserine dehydrogenase: MNPVKVGICGLGTVGGGTFNVLQRNAEEIARRAGRGIEVAQIAMRTPKPQFQTTGIAITNDVFEVATNPEIDIVIELMGGYTVARELVLKAIENGKHVVTANKALIAVHGNEIFAKAREKGVIVAFEAAVAGGIPVIKAIREGLSANRINWVAGIINGTGNFILTEMREKGRTFEDVLAEAQALGYAEADPTFDVEGIDAAHKLTILASIAFGIPLQFDKAYTEGITKLTTADVNYAEALGYRIKHLGVARSTAAGIELRVHPTLIPADRLIANVNGVMNAVMVNGDAAGSTLFYGAGAGMEPTASSVIADLVDVVRAMTSDPENRVPHLAFQPDSLSAHPILPIEACESAYYLRIQAKDHPGVLAQVASILSERGINIESIMQKEVEEHDGLVPMILLTHRVVEQRINDAIAALEALAGVNGPVVRIRVEHLN, encoded by the coding sequence GTGAATCCGGTCAAAGTAGGCATCTGTGGGTTAGGGACCGTCGGTGGCGGTACCTTCAACGTACTTCAGCGCAACGCCGAGGAAATTGCTCGTCGTGCCGGGCGTGGAATCGAAGTGGCACAAATTGCCATGCGCACGCCAAAGCCTCAGTTCCAGACGACCGGTATTGCGATTACCAACGATGTCTTCGAAGTGGCCACGAACCCTGAGATCGACATCGTCATAGAGCTGATGGGCGGCTACACCGTTGCCCGCGAGCTGGTACTCAAGGCCATCGAGAATGGCAAGCATGTGGTCACCGCGAACAAGGCTCTGATTGCCGTTCACGGTAATGAAATTTTCGCCAAGGCTCGCGAGAAAGGCGTGATCGTGGCGTTCGAAGCGGCTGTGGCCGGTGGCATTCCGGTGATCAAGGCGATCCGTGAAGGTCTGTCCGCCAACCGCATCAACTGGGTCGCCGGGATCATCAACGGCACCGGTAACTTCATCCTCACCGAAATGCGTGAGAAGGGCCGTACCTTCGAAGACGTGCTGGCCGAAGCGCAGGCACTGGGTTACGCCGAAGCCGATCCGACCTTCGACGTTGAAGGCATCGACGCCGCGCACAAACTGACGATTCTGGCCTCCATCGCCTTCGGCATTCCGCTGCAATTCGACAAGGCTTACACCGAAGGTATCACCAAGCTGACCACCGCTGACGTCAACTACGCCGAAGCGCTGGGCTACCGCATCAAGCACCTCGGTGTGGCGCGCAGCACTGCCGCCGGCATCGAGTTGCGCGTACACCCGACGCTGATCCCGGCCGATCGCCTGATCGCCAACGTCAACGGCGTGATGAACGCGGTGATGGTCAACGGTGACGCCGCCGGTTCGACACTGTTCTACGGCGCTGGCGCCGGCATGGAGCCAACCGCTTCGTCGGTGATCGCCGATCTGGTCGACGTGGTTCGCGCCATGACTTCCGATCCGGAAAACCGCGTGCCGCATCTGGCCTTCCAGCCGGACTCGCTGTCGGCCCATCCGATCCTGCCGATCGAAGCCTGCGAAAGCGCGTACTACCTGCGCATTCAGGCCAAGGACCATCCGGGCGTACTCGCTCAGGTGGCGAGCATCCTCTCGGAGCGCGGCATCAACATCGAGTCGATCATGCAGAAGGAAGTCGAGGAACACGACGGTCTGGTGCCAATGATCCTGCTGACCCACCGTGTGGTCGAGCAGCGCATCAACGATGCCATCGCCGCCCTCGAAGCGCTGGCCGGCGTCAATGGTCCGGTTGTCCGGATCCGCGTCGAGCACCTGAACTAA
- the dsbC gene encoding bifunctional protein-disulfide isomerase/oxidoreductase DsbC → MRLTQIFAAAAIALVSTFAVADDAADKAIRQSLEKLELEVPVESISASPLPGMYEVKLKGSRVLYASADGQYIVQGYLFQLKDGKPVNLTEKTERLGISKLINAIPVAETVVYPAVGETKSHITVFTDTTCPYCHKLHAEVPELNKRGIEVRYVAFPRQGLNSPGDEQLQAVWCSKDKKAAMDKMVDGKEIKAAKCDNPVSKQFALGQSIGVNGTPAIVLADGQVIPGYQPAPQVAKLALGAK, encoded by the coding sequence ATGCGTCTGACCCAGATTTTCGCCGCCGCAGCCATTGCGTTGGTCAGCACCTTTGCCGTCGCCGATGACGCGGCCGACAAAGCGATTCGTCAAAGCCTGGAAAAACTCGAACTCGAGGTTCCGGTAGAAAGCATCAGTGCCAGCCCGTTGCCGGGCATGTACGAAGTCAAGCTCAAGGGCAGCCGTGTGCTCTACGCCAGCGCCGATGGCCAGTACATCGTTCAGGGTTACCTGTTCCAGCTCAAGGATGGCAAACCGGTCAACCTGACCGAGAAGACCGAACGCCTGGGCATCTCCAAACTGATCAACGCTATCCCGGTGGCCGAAACCGTGGTTTATCCGGCCGTGGGCGAGACCAAATCGCACATCACCGTGTTCACCGACACCACCTGCCCGTACTGCCACAAGCTGCACGCCGAAGTGCCTGAGCTGAACAAGCGCGGCATTGAAGTACGCTACGTTGCGTTTCCGCGTCAGGGTTTGAACTCGCCGGGTGACGAGCAACTGCAAGCCGTGTGGTGCTCGAAAGACAAGAAAGCCGCCATGGACAAAATGGTCGATGGCAAGGAAATCAAGGCCGCCAAGTGCGATAACCCGGTTTCCAAACAGTTCGCCCTCGGTCAGTCGATCGGCGTGAACGGTACACCGGCCATCGTTTTGGCTGACGGACAAGTGATTCCGGGCTACCAGCCTGCGCCACAAGTCGCCAAACTGGCGCTGGGCGCGAAGTAA
- the xerD gene encoding site-specific tyrosine recombinase XerD, with translation MPAIDHPLIDQFLDALWLEKGLSDNTRGAYRSDLALFNGWLQEKNLELINAGRELILDHLAWRLEQNYKPRSTARFLSGVRGFYRYLLREKLISVDPTLRVDMPQLGRPLPKSLSEADVEALLKAPDLSEAIGQRDRAMLEVLYACGLRVTELVSLTLEQVNLRQGVLRVMGKGSKERLVPMGEEAIVWIERYMRDGRGELLGGRPSDVLFPSQRGEQMTRQTFWHRIKHQAKVAGIGKSLSPHTLRHAFATHLLNHGADLRVVQMLLGHSDLSTTQIYTHVARARLQDLHAKHHPRG, from the coding sequence ATGCCTGCCATCGACCATCCATTGATTGACCAATTCCTCGACGCTTTATGGCTGGAGAAGGGCCTGTCCGACAACACCCGCGGCGCCTATCGCAGCGATCTGGCGCTGTTCAATGGCTGGCTGCAGGAGAAAAACCTTGAGTTGATCAACGCCGGTCGCGAACTGATCCTCGATCATCTGGCCTGGCGTCTTGAGCAAAACTACAAACCGCGTTCCACGGCGAGATTTCTCTCCGGTGTGCGTGGCTTTTATCGCTATCTGCTGCGGGAAAAGCTGATCAGCGTCGACCCGACGTTGCGCGTCGACATGCCGCAACTCGGTAGGCCACTGCCCAAGTCCTTGTCGGAAGCCGACGTCGAGGCGCTGCTCAAGGCACCGGACCTGAGCGAAGCCATCGGCCAGCGTGACCGCGCCATGCTTGAAGTGTTGTATGCCTGTGGCCTGCGCGTGACCGAACTGGTCAGCCTGACACTGGAACAGGTCAATCTGCGCCAGGGCGTATTACGAGTAATGGGCAAAGGCAGCAAGGAACGGTTGGTGCCGATGGGCGAGGAGGCGATTGTCTGGATTGAGCGCTACATGCGCGATGGTCGTGGCGAACTGCTCGGTGGGCGGCCCAGTGATGTGCTGTTTCCCAGTCAGCGCGGCGAGCAGATGACTCGCCAGACCTTCTGGCACCGCATCAAGCATCAGGCCAAGGTCGCCGGGATCGGCAAGTCGCTGTCGCCGCATACCTTGCGTCACGCGTTTGCCACGCACCTGCTCAACCATGGCGCAGATTTGCGTGTGGTGCAGATGCTGCTCGGCCACAGCGACCTTTCCACCACGCAGATCTACACCCACGTCGCCCGCGCCCGGCTGCAAGACCTGCACGCCAAACATCACCCAAGAGGCTGA
- a CDS encoding sodium:proton antiporter: protein MNEQQILLAFGGIGAAALGCQWLAWRLKLPAILFLLLTGILVGPVLGWLDPQEMFGPLLMPLVSLAVALILFEGSLTLHLSEWKEIGSVVHRLVTLGAISTWIVIAVATHFLLGFDWMLAILFGSLTLVTGPTVIVPMLRVVRPKASIANILRWEGIVIDPIGALLAVVVYSFIIASAEGHGLKQSLFTFGGVIVCGAVFGIVGGWLLGTVIRRQWLPEYLHNLASLAAVLGIFIASNTVMHESGLLAVTLMGMWLANMKGVDVRHILHFKENLSVLLISGLFILLAARLDLYALIGLGPLVLILLLVIQLIARPLNVLLSTAGSSLSWRERALLCWIAPRGIVAAAVSAIFAIRLHEAGHEGALLLVPLTFAVIIGTVVLQSATARPLARLLKVAEPAPSGFLIVGANGPARELGKSLQQLGSRVLLTDSSWENIRAARMEGLPTYFGNPASQHADAHLDLVGLGHLLALSPSGELNTLAAMRFRHDFGHQRLFGLASGHESRRSDKHRASLEHRGNQLGSEAFTYAKLASQMGQGAELYSTTLTDGFGWEDYRALHGNRATLLFMRDDSGWVHVVTPETAVKPGAGWTLLALIQPEASGV from the coding sequence ATGAACGAGCAGCAAATTCTACTGGCATTTGGCGGGATTGGCGCGGCGGCGCTGGGGTGCCAATGGCTGGCCTGGCGCCTGAAGCTGCCGGCGATTCTGTTCCTGTTGCTGACCGGTATTCTGGTCGGCCCGGTGCTGGGCTGGCTCGACCCACAGGAAATGTTCGGGCCGCTGCTGATGCCGTTGGTGTCGCTGGCCGTGGCGCTGATTCTGTTCGAGGGCAGCCTGACCCTGCACCTGTCGGAATGGAAGGAGATCGGCAGCGTCGTCCATCGTTTGGTGACCCTTGGCGCGATTTCGACCTGGATCGTTATCGCGGTGGCTACGCACTTCCTGCTCGGTTTCGACTGGATGTTGGCCATCCTGTTCGGCAGCCTGACGCTGGTGACCGGGCCGACGGTGATTGTGCCGATGCTGCGCGTGGTGCGGCCGAAAGCCTCGATTGCCAACATTCTGCGCTGGGAAGGCATCGTCATCGACCCGATCGGCGCCCTCCTCGCCGTGGTGGTTTACAGCTTCATCATTGCCAGCGCTGAAGGTCATGGCCTCAAGCAGAGCCTGTTCACTTTTGGCGGCGTGATTGTCTGTGGCGCGGTGTTCGGGATTGTCGGCGGTTGGTTGCTCGGCACGGTGATCCGCCGGCAATGGCTGCCGGAGTATCTGCATAACCTCGCCTCGCTGGCGGCGGTGCTGGGGATTTTCATTGCTTCGAACACCGTGATGCACGAGTCCGGTCTGTTGGCGGTGACGCTGATGGGCATGTGGCTGGCGAACATGAAAGGCGTGGATGTACGGCACATCCTGCACTTCAAGGAGAACCTCAGCGTGCTGCTGATTTCCGGGTTGTTCATTTTGCTCGCGGCGCGGCTGGATCTGTACGCATTGATCGGACTGGGGCCGCTGGTGTTGATTCTGCTGCTGGTGATTCAGTTGATCGCCCGGCCGCTGAACGTGTTGCTCAGTACCGCGGGCTCCAGCCTGAGCTGGCGTGAGCGGGCATTGCTGTGCTGGATTGCGCCACGCGGGATTGTCGCGGCGGCGGTCTCGGCGATTTTCGCGATTCGCCTGCATGAAGCCGGACATGAGGGGGCGCTGCTGCTGGTGCCGCTGACCTTCGCGGTGATTATCGGCACCGTCGTGCTGCAGAGCGCCACGGCACGACCGCTGGCTCGCCTGTTGAAGGTTGCAGAACCGGCGCCGAGCGGTTTTCTGATCGTCGGTGCCAACGGCCCCGCGCGGGAGCTGGGCAAATCGCTGCAGCAACTGGGCAGCCGCGTGCTGCTGACCGATTCGAGCTGGGAAAACATTCGCGCTGCACGCATGGAAGGTTTGCCGACGTATTTCGGCAACCCGGCCTCGCAACATGCCGATGCGCATCTGGACCTGGTCGGGCTCGGGCATTTGCTGGCGCTGTCGCCTTCGGGTGAGCTGAATACCTTGGCGGCAATGCGCTTTCGGCATGACTTCGGCCATCAGCGCTTGTTTGGGTTGGCCAGTGGTCATGAGAGTCGGCGCAGCGATAAACATCGGGCGAGTCTGGAACATCGCGGCAATCAGTTGGGCAGCGAGGCGTTTACCTACGCGAAACTGGCCAGTCAGATGGGCCAGGGCGCCGAGTTGTACAGCACGACGCTGACGGATGGATTCGGCTGGGAGGATTACCGCGCACTGCATGGGAATCGCGCGACGTTGTTGTTCATGCGCGATGACAGTGGCTGGGTGCATGTGGTGACGCCGGAGACGGCGGTGAAGCCTGGTGCGGGGTGGACGTTGCTGGCCTTGATTCAGCCGGAGGCCAGCGGCGTCTGA
- a CDS encoding acyl-CoA thioesterase, producing MTLRDQEIERRTELSVTRVTKAVFPPTTNHHNTLFGGTALAWMDEVSFITATRFCRLPLVTVSTDRIDFNHAIPAGSIVELVGKVIKVGNTSLKVEVEVFVESMSCDGREKAIHGQFSFVAIDDDKRPVPVLPGFAA from the coding sequence ATGACCCTCCGCGACCAGGAAATCGAACGCCGCACCGAACTCTCGGTGACCCGCGTGACCAAAGCCGTCTTCCCGCCGACCACCAATCACCACAACACCCTGTTCGGCGGCACCGCGCTCGCATGGATGGACGAAGTGTCGTTCATCACCGCCACGCGCTTCTGCCGCTTGCCACTAGTGACCGTGTCCACCGACCGCATCGACTTCAATCATGCGATCCCGGCAGGGTCCATCGTTGAGCTGGTGGGAAAGGTGATCAAGGTCGGCAACACCAGCCTCAAGGTCGAGGTGGAAGTGTTTGTTGAGAGCATGAGCTGTGATGGCCGCGAGAAGGCGATTCATGGGCAGTTCAGCTTTGTCGCCATTGATGATGACAAGCGGCCAGTGCCGGTGCTGCCAGGGTTTGCTGCCTGA
- the rplS gene encoding 50S ribosomal protein L19 encodes MTNKIILALEAEQMTKEIPTFAPGDTIVVQVKVKEGDRSRLQAFEGVVIAKRNRGVNSAFTVRKISNGVGVERTFQTYSPQIDSMAVKRRGDVRKAKLYYLRDLSGKAARIKEKLA; translated from the coding sequence ATGACCAACAAAATCATCCTTGCACTCGAAGCAGAGCAGATGACCAAAGAAATCCCTACCTTCGCCCCAGGCGACACTATTGTCGTTCAGGTGAAAGTGAAGGAAGGCGATCGTTCCCGTCTGCAAGCGTTCGAAGGCGTTGTAATCGCCAAGCGTAACCGCGGCGTGAACAGTGCGTTCACCGTTCGTAAAATCTCCAACGGTGTTGGCGTAGAACGTACTTTCCAGACCTACTCCCCGCAGATCGACAGCATGGCTGTCAAACGTCGCGGTGACGTACGTAAAGCCAAGCTGTACTACCTGCGCGACCTGTCGGGTAAAGCAGCTCGCATCAAGGAAAAACTGGCTTAA
- the trmD gene encoding tRNA (guanosine(37)-N1)-methyltransferase TrmD, with the protein MANLRVEVISLFPEMFSAIGDYGITSRAVKQGLLQLTCWNPRNYTTDRHHTVDDRPFGGGPGMVMKIKPLEDALVQAKAAAGEAAKVIYLSPQGRQLTQSAVRELAQSDALILIAGRYEGIDERFIEAHVDEEWSIGDYVLSGGELPAMVLIDAVTRLLPGALGHADSAEEDSFTDGLLDCPHYTRPEVYADQRVPDVLLSGNHAHIRRWRLQQSLGRTFERRADLLESRSLSGEEKKLLEEYIRERDDS; encoded by the coding sequence GTGGCTAATTTGCGCGTAGAAGTGATCAGTTTGTTTCCCGAGATGTTTTCCGCCATCGGCGACTACGGCATCACCAGTCGTGCGGTCAAACAGGGGCTCTTGCAGCTGACCTGTTGGAATCCGCGGAACTACACGACGGATCGGCATCACACTGTGGACGATCGCCCGTTTGGCGGTGGTCCGGGCATGGTGATGAAGATCAAGCCCCTGGAAGATGCTCTGGTTCAGGCCAAGGCAGCAGCCGGGGAGGCGGCGAAGGTGATTTACCTGTCCCCCCAAGGCCGTCAACTGACTCAGTCGGCGGTACGCGAGTTGGCACAATCGGATGCATTGATCCTGATTGCCGGCCGCTATGAAGGCATTGACGAGCGCTTTATTGAGGCTCATGTCGATGAAGAGTGGTCGATTGGCGACTATGTACTGTCTGGCGGCGAGCTGCCGGCGATGGTCCTGATCGATGCGGTTACACGACTGCTGCCTGGAGCTTTAGGGCATGCGGATTCCGCTGAGGAAGATTCCTTTACGGATGGTCTGCTGGATTGCCCGCACTACACCCGACCTGAGGTGTATGCGGATCAGCGTGTTCCCGACGTGTTGCTGAGTGGCAATCACGCGCATATCCGGCGTTGGCGTTTACAGCAGTCCCTTGGTAGGACCTTTGAACGACGCGCCGATCTTCTGGAAAGCCGCTCGCTTTCTGGAGAAGAGAAGAAGCTGCTCGAGGAATACATCCGCGAGCGGGACGATAGTTAA
- the rimM gene encoding ribosome maturation factor RimM (Essential for efficient processing of 16S rRNA), with amino-acid sequence MNATPAVADDLIVIGKIYSVHGVRGEVKVYSFTDPTENLLQYKTWTLKREGNVKQVELVSGRGSDKFLVAKLKGLDDREEARLLAGYEICVPRNLFAELTEGEYYWYQLEGLKVIDQLGQLLGKIDHLLETGANDVMVVKPCAGSLDDRERLLPYTEQCVLAIDLAAGEMKVDWDADF; translated from the coding sequence ATGAACGCGACGCCTGCTGTTGCCGATGATTTGATCGTTATTGGCAAAATTTATTCTGTTCATGGCGTTCGCGGCGAAGTGAAGGTTTATTCCTTTACTGATCCGACTGAAAACCTGTTGCAGTACAAAACCTGGACGCTCAAGCGCGAAGGCAATGTCAAACAGGTCGAGCTGGTCAGTGGACGTGGGAGCGACAAGTTCCTGGTCGCAAAGCTCAAGGGTCTTGATGATCGTGAAGAAGCTCGTCTTCTGGCCGGTTATGAGATCTGCGTGCCGCGCAATCTGTTCGCTGAATTGACCGAAGGCGAGTACTACTGGTACCAGCTGGAAGGTCTGAAGGTTATTGATCAACTGGGGCAATTGCTCGGGAAGATCGATCATCTTCTGGAAACCGGCGCCAATGATGTAATGGTCGTCAAGCCTTGCGCTGGCAGCCTGGATGATCGCGAACGTCTGTTGCCCTATACGGAGCAATGCGTGTTGGCAATCGATCTGGCAGCGGGCGAGATGAAGGTGGATTGGGACGCGGACTTCTAA
- the rpsP gene encoding 30S ribosomal protein S16, giving the protein MLTIRLALGGSKKRPFYHLTVTDSRNPRDGSHKEQVGFFNPVARGQEIRLSVNQERVAYWLSVGAQPSERVAQLLKESAKAAA; this is encoded by the coding sequence ATGCTAACAATCCGTCTTGCCCTTGGCGGCTCCAAAAAGCGCCCGTTTTACCACCTGACCGTAACCGACTCGCGTAACCCGCGTGACGGCTCCCACAAAGAACAGGTTGGTTTCTTCAACCCTGTTGCCCGTGGTCAGGAAATCCGTCTGTCCGTGAACCAAGAGCGCGTAGCCTACTGGCTGAGCGTTGGTGCACAGCCTTCTGAGCGTGTTGCTCAGTTGCTGAAGGAATCTGCAAAGGCTGCGGCCTGA